A region from the Onthophagus taurus isolate NC chromosome 8, IU_Otau_3.0, whole genome shotgun sequence genome encodes:
- the LOC139431239 gene encoding uncharacterized protein, producing the protein MDNYNPNLPSSHLMYWDANNLYGWAMSQYLPVSSFKWLDDTQILNFNFNNISDTSDYGYILDVDIEYPEYLHDTHNDLPFLCENILPPNGRCESDKRLIPNLFNKTNYVVHYRNLKQAVANGLKVSKINRVLSFRQSIWLKSYIDKNTALRQYANNSFEKDFFKLMNNAVFGKTMENVDKRVDVRLVTSWDDVHTSEISGRPRLGAPSLIAKLNFKSISIFTETFSAIQMDRLHVVYDKPLYVGFTVLELSKLLMYNFYYDFLKPKYGESIRLCYMDTDSFTVLIDSDDVYRDVKLNLDKFDTSNYSPDNQFDIPLHNKAVLGKMKDENCGNIMVEFIGLRSKVYANRVADGRVTKKSKGVKKAIVKHNISFQNYLDCLNSKSVLFKKQTLFRSFNHNIFTALQNKLVLSPNDSKRYICNNGINTFAWGHYSINDDST; encoded by the coding sequence atggaTAATTATAACCCCAATTTACCATCATCGCATTTAATGTATTGGGACGCGAATAATTTGTATGGATGGGCGATGTCGCAATATTTACCGGTTTCCAGTTTCAAGTGGTTAGATGATACCcaaattctaaattttaattttaataatatatcagATACTTCAGATTACGGTTACATTTTAGATGTAGATATCGAATACCCCGAGTATTTGCATGATACGCATAATgatttaccttttttatgtgaAAACATTTTACCACCTAACGGTAGATGTGAAAGCGATAAAAGATtgattccaaatttatttaataaaacaaattatgttgtgcattatagaaatttaaagcaGGCCGTTGCTAACGGTcttaaagtttctaaaattaatagagtTTTATCGTTCAGACAGTCTATCTGGTTGAAATCTTACATCGATAAGAATACAGCATTACGCCAATACGCtaataattcttttgaaaaagattttttcaagttaatgaaTAATGCGGTTTTTGGTAAAACCATGGAAAATGTAGATAAGCGAGTCGATGTAAGATTAGTGACCAGTTGGGATGATGTTCATACTAGCGAAATCTCCGGTCGTCCTCGTTTAGGAGCTCCGAGTTTAATTgcgaaattgaattttaaaagcatAAGCATATTCACAGAAACGTTTTCGGCAATTCAAATGGATCGTCTCCATGTCGTTTACGATAAACCTCTATATGTTGGTTTTACGGTTTTAGAATTGTCTAAATTGttaatgtataatttttattatgatttcttaaaacCAAAGTACGGTGAATCTATTCGCTTATGTTACATGGATACCGATAGCTTCACCGTACTAATTGATTCCGATGATGTTTATAGAGACgtgaaattgaatttagataaatttgacaCATCGAACTACAGTCCTGATAATCAGTTTGACATACCGTTACATAATAAAGCTGTTTTGGGTAAAATGAAAGACGAGAATTGCGGAAACATAATGGTTGAATTTATCGGTTTGAGGTCTAAAGTGTATGCGAATAGGGTCGCTGATGGTCGGGTTAcaaagaaatctaaaggtgttAAGAAAGCTATTGTTAAACATAACatatcttttcaaaattatttagattgtttaaattcaaaatcggttttatttaaaaaacaaacgttatttagaagtttcaatcataacatatttacagcattacaaaataaattggttctATCACCAAATGACTCCAAgcgatatatttgtaataatggAATTAATACATTCGCTTGGGGTCATTATAGTATTAATGACGATAGTacttag